One genomic window of Cercospora beticola chromosome 5, complete sequence includes the following:
- a CDS encoding uncharacterized protein (antiSMASH:Cluster_16), with product MGSRHNSPKSSSECRTPSRRCYSDRDAADLGRHSPLLSTPVKPYPTPPDSSPLQTPSETSEALVPVPLELHKRKARDKHIPEPCTPTKPSSIDAAYTPFHDIKKDIDTLIEEIPADLEEVTTPSDRIVVQRSQTRNSTRLSLFLYSPSKSRSIPSPAGCGTANAHAATELEAEISPTAEEDTKQAMVVADSTKPSLLGRARQKLKRVAQLIIPHGRAQKEVKRSSHSGVSKATKHRGLLNRVSNRPVEIVVSSESSPPRPTQLERSAARVPNSLSKELSFPVITANESVWRRVPEDITSTSRKPLPIRRSPRTNSSPKTRNVKTGKVSLHSHKRVQSQRVSVLDFAPVKRDIALSQAPLIIKAAVSLCVMAIAAGADFLVADRPTQSRSKRKAGGYTHRRPSKWMSGAK from the coding sequence ATGGGCTCGCGACACAATTCGCCCAAGTCATCATCAGAATGTCGCACACCGAGTCGTCGATGCTATTCTGATAGAGACGCGGCTGATCTCGGCCGACATAGCCCGCTCCTATCTACACCTGTCAAGCCATACCCTACTCCGCCTGACTCGAGTCCTCTCCAGACGCCGAGCGAGACTTCTGAAGCATTGGTGCCTGTGCCGTTAGAGCTGCACAAGAGAAAAGCGCGTGACAAGCACATACCAGAACCATGCACGCCGACCAAACCAAGCAGCATCGATGCGGCATACACACCATTCCATGACATCAAAAAGGACATTGACACTTTGATCGAAGAGATTCCTGCGGATCTCGAGGAAGTTACTACGCCATCTGACAGGATAGTTGTCCAACGATCGCAAACTCGCAACAGCACTCGACTGTCCCTGTTCCTCTACTCACCAAGCAAAAGCAGATCAATACCCTCTCCAGCTGGTTGTGGGACAGCAAACGCACATGCGGCGACAGAACTTGAGGCGGAAATCTCTCCTACCGCGGAAGAAGATACGAAGCAAGCCATGGTCGTGGCAGACAGCACGAAGCCCTCTCTGCTCGGCCGCGCGCGTCAAAAGCTTAAGCGCGTTGCTCAGCTTATCATCCCGCATGGCCGTGCTCAAAAAGAGGTCAAGCGATCTTCACATTCAGGTGTCAGCAAGGCGACAAAGCATCGAGGGCTATTGAATCGTGTCTCGAACAGGCCAGTTGAGATTGTGGTGAGTTCTGAGTCCAGTCCACCACGACCAACCCAGCTAGAGCGAAGCGCCGCAAGAGTGCCAAACAGTCTCTCAAAGGAGTTGTCATTTCCTGTCATCACGGCCAACGAGTCGGTTTGGCGCCGCGTACCAGAGGACATCACAAGCACGTCACGGAAACCGCTACCTATCAGACGTAGCCCACGGACGAACTCTTCGCCTAAGACCCGCAATGTCAAGACCGGAAAAGTGAGCCTACATTCGCACAAGCGAGTACAATCACAACGAGTATCGGTCCTGGACTTCGCGCCTGTGAAGCGTGACATCGCCTTGAGTCAAGCTCCACTAATCATCAAGGCAGCGGTCTCCTTGTGTGTGATGGCTATCGCTGCTGGCGCGGATTTCTTGGTCGCGGATCGTCCCACCCAGTCCAGATCGAAGAGGAAAGCAGGTGGCTATACTCATCGTCGACCGTCTAAGTGGATGTCAGGCGCCAAATAG